A genomic stretch from Shewanella woodyi ATCC 51908 includes:
- a CDS encoding GNAT family N-acetyltransferase encodes MRHIEKTMVASFPRIETPRLILNETTLADTGSVFSLFSDPQVLIYYDIEQFNEPEQAMELINSDAKKYKDGQMLRWAVREKLSSKYIGGCGINRFELSRHTAVIGYEFIQDSWGKGFATESIQAVVDFCFSNHSPHFVNRIEAYVMQGNLASEAILTKLGFDKEGILKQHSYWKGQYHDLALFSKLKCNHHNKQTSQ; translated from the coding sequence ATGAGACATATAGAGAAGACCATGGTGGCTAGCTTTCCGAGGATAGAAACCCCTAGACTGATATTAAATGAAACTACATTAGCAGATACAGGCTCTGTATTTTCTCTATTTAGTGATCCACAGGTACTGATTTATTACGATATAGAGCAGTTTAATGAACCTGAGCAAGCGATGGAATTAATTAACTCAGACGCTAAAAAGTATAAAGATGGTCAAATGCTCAGATGGGCCGTGCGTGAAAAGTTAAGTAGCAAATATATAGGTGGCTGTGGCATCAATCGATTTGAGTTAAGTCGCCACACTGCAGTTATCGGTTATGAGTTTATCCAAGACTCATGGGGAAAAGGTTTTGCGACAGAGTCCATTCAAGCCGTGGTCGACTTTTGTTTCAGCAATCACTCTCCGCACTTTGTTAACCGCATTGAAGCTTATGTCATGCAAGGTAACCTTGCATCTGAAGCTATTCTGACAAAATTAGGCTTCGATAAAGAGGGGATTTTAAAACAACACAGCTACTGGAAAGGTCAATATCATGATTTAGCGCTATTCTCTAAATTGAAGTGTAATCACCACAACAAACAAACCAGCCAATAA
- a CDS encoding ABC transporter ATP-binding protein codes for MGNSAVSVNEVSHHFGDFSALRQVSFSVEQGQTMALLGHNGAGKSTLIKIILGLITPESGEVSLMGAGQCLSSRESRVRLGYLPENVSFYDKLTGEEILTYFAALKGVTKAKVATLIEEFGLGYAKNRQLKTYSKGMKQRLGFAQAILSEPDILMLDEPTVGLDPQASQFLYGKIAELKKTGCAVIVCTHELSLIEPHIDMAMIMAKGERLALGDLNQLRLQSGLKIELKCDGLAQVVKQEPSLLSLYQDDALHFDVEQQEQVVRCLTSQYGKFDFSLSKPGLTQIYRHFIGHDMDSHIGSELTTRITPKESILTRLSSQFLKMRNA; via the coding sequence ATGGGAAATAGTGCTGTCAGTGTGAATGAGGTGAGCCATCACTTTGGTGATTTTAGCGCCTTGAGACAGGTAAGCTTTAGCGTTGAACAGGGGCAAACCATGGCCCTTCTGGGCCACAATGGGGCGGGTAAGTCGACCCTAATAAAGATAATTTTAGGCCTGATCACTCCTGAGTCGGGTGAAGTGTCGCTGATGGGGGCTGGGCAATGCTTATCATCTAGAGAGAGTCGTGTACGGCTGGGTTATCTGCCTGAGAACGTTAGTTTTTACGATAAGTTAACCGGCGAGGAGATCTTAACCTATTTTGCAGCGCTTAAAGGGGTTACTAAAGCCAAAGTGGCCACTCTTATTGAGGAGTTTGGCCTAGGTTACGCCAAAAATAGGCAGCTGAAAACTTACTCTAAAGGGATGAAGCAGCGCCTGGGTTTTGCTCAGGCTATTTTATCTGAGCCCGATATTCTTATGTTAGATGAACCGACGGTAGGTCTAGATCCCCAGGCATCACAATTTCTCTATGGCAAGATTGCCGAACTGAAAAAAACAGGCTGCGCTGTGATTGTCTGTACCCACGAGCTATCACTCATTGAGCCCCATATCGATATGGCAATGATCATGGCCAAAGGTGAGCGTTTAGCCTTGGGGGATCTGAATCAACTTAGGTTGCAAAGTGGGCTAAAGATTGAGCTCAAGTGTGACGGCTTGGCTCAAGTCGTTAAGCAGGAGCCAAGCTTGCTTAGCCTGTATCAAGATGATGCTCTGCATTTTGACGTTGAACAGCAGGAGCAGGTGGTGCGATGTTTAACCTCTCAATATGGCAAGTTTGATTTTTCGCTGAGCAAGCCTGGGCTTACCCAGATCTATCGTCACTTTATAGGTCATGATATGGACAGTCATATTGGCTCGGAGCTGACCACGAGAATAACGCCAAAAGAGTCAATATTGACTCGTCTTTCCAGTCAGTTTTTGAAAATGAGAAATGCATAA
- a CDS encoding methyl-accepting chemotaxis protein produces the protein MQLLSSISVAKKLSIAPIVLGLILIIITVIGISALNGLASRMHQITFDLAPDTELAADITSSLYRLRLTVKNYVKTGDDKWVSQFQTQSKNWQAALDKAFLEIQNPQRVAMLNEIKSNKDTYVSTFNNIVVSNQQKRNKAVTETLNARGPEIERGLTKIMQSANDDGDIHAAFLAGTAIRSLLLGRLYVSKFLVENQPSQVDRFNQELTDTTKQIDTLLESLQNPTRRTYATEAKADIISYTNIANNVSTYISTRNAGIKTLDTIGPQVANQLDELRASIAESMSAASDAANESQQTSSTLLLTVALIAIIFGLTIAYIISRAIISSLDSMNKVFADIAQGEGDLTKRIPVAGQDELSQLASSFNLFAEKIQKTVIEVSNSTEQLQSASDALTTKAKETQNEVSQQQSQAQLAAAAMTEMSASASEVSSSANQANDLSSSALSTASTGREVVINAVSSMSALSTQLTDSSGIIENLRKDSEQIGTVLDVIRSIAEQTNLLALNAAIEAARAGEQGRGFAVVADEVRSLASRTQESTEEIQTIIQTLQQRSESAFKAMTESCASAESTAELVQSAEQSLGQIAEFMDEINNSIAHISDAAGQQATVSDEVSQNVNAVSEISAATYGQTEETCLSAEELSILGDDLAKSVSQFKIS, from the coding sequence ATGCAACTTTTATCCAGCATCTCAGTCGCTAAAAAATTATCGATTGCGCCCATAGTATTGGGACTTATTCTCATTATTATAACTGTAATAGGAATTAGTGCTCTCAACGGTTTAGCTAGTCGTATGCACCAGATCACTTTCGATCTTGCACCGGATACTGAACTCGCTGCGGATATCACAAGCAGCCTTTATAGGCTCAGGCTAACGGTGAAAAACTACGTAAAAACAGGTGACGATAAATGGGTATCCCAGTTCCAGACTCAAAGTAAAAACTGGCAAGCGGCACTGGATAAAGCTTTTTTGGAGATCCAAAATCCGCAACGAGTCGCCATGTTGAATGAAATTAAAAGTAACAAAGACACCTACGTCAGCACTTTTAATAATATCGTCGTTAGTAATCAACAAAAGCGAAATAAAGCGGTCACGGAAACATTAAATGCCCGAGGCCCAGAGATTGAACGCGGATTAACTAAAATAATGCAATCGGCTAATGACGATGGTGATATCCACGCTGCATTTCTTGCAGGAACAGCCATTCGTAGCCTGCTGCTAGGTAGACTTTATGTATCTAAGTTTCTTGTTGAAAACCAGCCAAGTCAGGTCGACAGGTTTAATCAAGAGCTAACAGACACCACTAAGCAGATCGACACCTTATTAGAGAGTTTACAAAACCCGACTCGCCGAACCTACGCAACAGAGGCGAAAGCTGACATTATTAGTTATACAAACATTGCTAATAACGTCTCCACTTATATCAGTACACGTAATGCAGGTATCAAGACTTTAGATACTATTGGACCTCAAGTTGCCAATCAATTAGATGAACTAAGAGCATCAATCGCTGAATCCATGAGCGCCGCCTCAGACGCTGCTAATGAATCACAGCAAACTTCATCGACACTACTCTTAACAGTCGCCTTAATTGCCATCATATTCGGATTAACCATCGCCTATATTATCTCTAGAGCAATTATCTCTAGCTTAGATTCAATGAATAAAGTCTTTGCCGATATTGCACAAGGCGAAGGCGATCTCACAAAGCGTATTCCCGTAGCAGGACAAGATGAGCTCTCACAACTTGCATCTAGCTTTAACCTCTTTGCTGAGAAGATACAGAAAACAGTCATCGAAGTGAGTAACTCCACTGAGCAACTGCAATCAGCCTCAGATGCATTAACCACTAAAGCTAAAGAGACGCAAAATGAGGTCAGCCAGCAACAATCCCAAGCCCAGTTAGCCGCCGCAGCTATGACAGAGATGTCAGCCAGTGCCTCAGAAGTAAGTAGTAGCGCTAACCAAGCAAATGATCTCTCCAGTAGCGCCTTGAGTACCGCCAGTACTGGCCGAGAAGTCGTCATAAATGCAGTAAGTAGTATGAGTGCTCTTTCAACTCAGTTAACGGATTCATCGGGGATCATCGAGAACCTTCGTAAAGACAGTGAACAGATAGGTACTGTACTTGATGTTATACGCAGTATTGCAGAACAGACTAATCTACTGGCATTGAATGCTGCGATTGAGGCGGCCCGTGCTGGTGAACAGGGACGAGGTTTTGCGGTCGTTGCAGATGAGGTTCGATCATTAGCATCAAGAACCCAGGAATCAACAGAAGAGATTCAAACCATAATCCAGACTCTACAACAGAGATCTGAAAGTGCCTTTAAAGCCATGACAGAGAGTTGTGCTAGTGCAGAATCCACCGCTGAGCTTGTGCAATCTGCCGAGCAATCTCTTGGACAAATAGCTGAGTTTATGGATGAGATCAATAACTCGATTGCCCACATATCAGATGCAGCAGGACAACAAGCGACCGTGTCTGATGAGGTCAGTCAGAATGTCAACGCAGTCTCAGAGATCTCAGCGGCAACCTACGGTCAAACCGAAGAGACCTGCCTCAGCGCAGAGGAGTTATCTATTCTTGGCGACGATCTGGCGAAAAGCGTAAGCCAATTCAAGATCAGCTAG
- a CDS encoding ABC transporter permease, with translation MHNMLAMTSLNSPVFIIAAKEIKDSFRNRWISFISLIFIVLSLSITFAGSAITGTLALPTLPNLMTSLSTVSVFIIPLAAILLSYDAFVGEDEAGTLLLLLSYPLTRFQIILGKLLGHGVVMFVSISFAFGGTGILLLLLGETYSVMETLLVFMQFILSSFLLALTFILVGYTVSLRATEKARAVGSLLFIWFLFVLLYDLLLLAVLVAELSVINQSVLNLLIALNPTDLYRAVNEMAIDSREGLSLLNGTSWALEGLYASMLVWICILMAVSYQLFRRKSL, from the coding sequence ATGCATAACATGTTAGCTATGACTTCACTTAATTCACCTGTGTTTATTATCGCTGCCAAGGAGATTAAGGACAGCTTTCGAAACCGCTGGATAAGCTTTATTTCACTTATTTTTATTGTCTTATCCTTAAGCATTACATTTGCTGGTAGCGCAATAACTGGCACCTTGGCACTTCCCACGTTGCCAAACCTAATGACGAGTCTGTCGACCGTGTCTGTATTTATTATCCCCTTGGCGGCCATTTTGCTCAGTTATGACGCTTTTGTGGGAGAGGATGAAGCGGGAACTTTGCTGTTGCTGCTCTCCTATCCGCTGACACGATTTCAGATCATCTTAGGTAAGCTGCTAGGCCACGGTGTTGTCATGTTCGTGAGTATCTCTTTTGCTTTTGGCGGCACTGGCATATTGCTGTTGCTGTTGGGGGAGACTTATTCAGTCATGGAGACCTTACTGGTATTTATGCAATTCATCTTAAGTAGTTTCCTACTTGCACTTACTTTTATCTTGGTAGGGTATACGGTGAGCCTGCGCGCCACAGAGAAGGCCAGAGCAGTGGGCAGTTTACTCTTTATCTGGTTTCTGTTTGTGCTGCTTTATGACTTGCTTCTGTTGGCTGTGCTGGTGGCCGAGCTTAGCGTCATTAATCAAAGTGTGTTAAATCTGTTGATCGCTCTGAATCCTACGGATCTATACCGAGCAGTGAATGAGATGGCGATCGATTCGAGAGAGGGGTTATCACTGCTTAATGGAACCTCTTGGGCGTTAGAGGGGTTATATGCTTCTATGCTTGTGTGGATCTGTATATTGATGGCAGTATCTTATCAGCTGTTTAGACGCAAAAGCTTATAA
- a CDS encoding chemotaxis protein, with protein sequence MSELKKSEILTESGTNELEIIEFHLHKTLAGGGHKVCHYGINVAKVREVIRVPDTSDYPNAQSHMVGVFSLRDNLIPLVDLAGWLGIPTQNDLEHKVVIVTDFNRMINGFLIDSVRSIHRVSWEQVESPSQFLEAGEQDCVVAVVRREGHLIMVLDFEKIIADINPELSMDKYDVTLDKTVVINDEMLAKREAKTILIVDDSAFIRKMIENTLRTAGYNIITAKDGGDALEMLEEFERLAEEAGASVSEMVSGIISDVEMPRMDGLHLLKRLRDKPSYKTMPIVMFSSLMSEDNRGKALALGANDTITKPEIGRMVTMVDSFVL encoded by the coding sequence ATGAGTGAATTAAAGAAATCGGAAATTCTGACTGAAAGTGGAACCAATGAACTTGAAATTATTGAGTTTCATCTACATAAGACATTAGCGGGAGGTGGGCATAAAGTCTGCCATTATGGGATCAATGTGGCCAAGGTTCGTGAGGTTATCAGAGTGCCTGATACGTCAGATTATCCAAATGCGCAATCCCATATGGTGGGGGTCTTCTCTCTGCGGGATAACCTTATTCCTTTAGTGGATCTTGCTGGATGGCTTGGGATCCCGACTCAAAACGATTTAGAGCACAAAGTTGTAATAGTGACCGATTTTAATCGAATGATTAATGGTTTCTTAATTGACAGTGTTCGCAGTATTCATCGTGTTTCATGGGAGCAGGTTGAGTCTCCCAGCCAATTTTTGGAAGCGGGGGAGCAGGACTGCGTTGTTGCAGTGGTTCGCCGTGAAGGACACCTTATCATGGTGCTGGATTTTGAAAAGATCATCGCTGATATCAATCCTGAACTGAGCATGGATAAATATGATGTGACCCTTGATAAGACTGTGGTGATTAATGACGAGATGCTAGCTAAGCGTGAGGCTAAAACCATACTGATCGTCGATGACTCAGCCTTTATTCGTAAGATGATAGAAAATACCCTTCGAACAGCAGGCTATAACATTATCACCGCCAAAGATGGTGGTGATGCGTTGGAGATGTTGGAGGAGTTTGAGCGACTCGCAGAGGAAGCTGGTGCCTCAGTCAGTGAGATGGTGAGTGGGATTATTTCGGATGTGGAGATGCCAAGAATGGATGGATTACATCTGCTTAAGCGTCTCAGAGACAAGCCGTCCTATAAGACTATGCCGATTGTTATGTTCTCATCACTGATGAGTGAAGATAACCGAGGAAAAGCGTTGGCCTTAGGAGCCAATGACACAATCACTAAGCCGGAAATTGGCCGCATGGTTACTATGGTCGATAGCTTTGTTCTTTAG
- a CDS encoding winged helix-turn-helix domain-containing protein, with the protein MLKVTPYLELDCEANQLVDRVTRTTIGLTFSESAILSHLLTTPDAICDKDVLLQVGWPDRVVAATSLTQCVSTLRKKLEPYPEVQLKTVARRGYQLHISIKSHVKMLAVNDAESIKTALFDVSLIVKLGGIVVLLALIAWAWLSSDSYNVMQETGKWRSDKQIPLNLGGTNENAQLIYPDGEDRLHPSMWQKHIAPETNQITSIDNFSAYAFTDGEHYSFASCETDRDGHCISDQMINLAAIGLTPAGLDMKEFMKLSRAMEKRIRYNRVLLPAHVVFEEKEKIKSVEPEFIEHHYHGDIYFPVANELLVRADLGISLVYGEENRGKFYSSTCITDEDCLTTPIKYQVRGEFEQYQEKIDNLNVDVFYVKVTQKDLIKPDVVSASAMHFYREIRKHNIRDEELFYYRIHSDNQTSVWVVPLMGNIIVWTKYEKVEL; encoded by the coding sequence TTGTTAAAAGTTACTCCTTATTTGGAATTAGACTGTGAAGCTAACCAACTTGTCGATCGTGTGACTCGAACGACAATAGGGCTCACTTTTTCCGAATCTGCCATTCTCTCTCATCTGCTCACAACACCCGATGCAATATGTGATAAAGATGTGTTGCTGCAAGTGGGCTGGCCTGACCGTGTCGTTGCTGCTACCTCCCTAACCCAATGTGTCAGCACCCTTAGAAAGAAGCTTGAGCCCTACCCTGAGGTGCAACTTAAAACCGTTGCCAGAAGAGGGTATCAGTTACATATCTCGATAAAATCCCATGTGAAGATGTTGGCGGTTAATGATGCCGAGTCGATAAAAACGGCGCTGTTTGATGTGTCGTTAATCGTTAAGCTTGGTGGGATAGTGGTGTTGCTGGCACTGATCGCATGGGCTTGGCTTAGCAGTGATAGCTACAACGTGATGCAGGAGACAGGCAAGTGGCGTTCAGATAAACAGATCCCGTTGAACTTAGGCGGTACTAATGAGAATGCACAGCTTATCTACCCAGATGGGGAAGATAGGCTTCATCCCTCTATGTGGCAGAAACATATTGCGCCGGAAACTAATCAGATCACCAGCATTGATAACTTTAGTGCTTATGCATTTACCGATGGAGAGCATTACTCATTCGCCAGTTGCGAGACGGATAGAGATGGTCACTGTATTAGTGATCAGATGATCAATCTGGCGGCGATCGGATTAACGCCCGCTGGTTTAGACATGAAGGAGTTTATGAAGTTAAGCCGAGCGATGGAGAAGCGGATCCGTTATAACCGAGTACTGCTGCCAGCACATGTGGTATTTGAAGAGAAAGAGAAGATAAAGTCCGTTGAACCTGAGTTTATTGAGCATCATTATCACGGTGATATCTACTTCCCTGTGGCGAATGAGCTGTTGGTGCGCGCAGATCTGGGCATATCTCTGGTTTATGGAGAGGAGAATCGCGGAAAGTTTTACTCCTCAACCTGCATTACAGATGAGGATTGTTTAACTACGCCGATTAAATATCAGGTACGCGGTGAGTTTGAGCAGTATCAAGAGAAGATAGATAACCTAAATGTAGATGTCTTCTATGTGAAGGTTACTCAGAAAGATTTGATTAAACCAGATGTTGTCAGCGCATCGGCGATGCACTTTTACCGTGAGATAAGAAAGCACAATATTCGCGATGAAGAGCTATTTTACTACCGCATTCACAGCGACAACCAAACTTCTGTTTGGGTGGTCCCTCTGATGGGAAATATCATCGTCTGGACCAAATATGAGAAGGTTGAATTATAG
- the fre gene encoding NAD(P)H-flavin reductase, which yields MNTIRCQIEKVTPFNDAVYQIILKPETAFQFKAGQYLCVVMGEKDKRPFSIASAPDSEHIELHIGAAVSESYPMQVVERMKECMQNGAYIDVEVPGGEAHLRHESERPRLMIAGGTGFSYIKSIIEHQIALDQKIPTTLYWGCRNQDAMYYEEIARQWHDAHPWMQFVPVIEQAGDDWKGKEANLLDQIRADFVSLNGYDIYIAGRFDMVGAAREVFRSIGVEEDHLYGDAFAFIK from the coding sequence ATGAACACCATTCGTTGTCAGATAGAGAAAGTGACCCCATTTAATGATGCGGTCTACCAAATCATTCTTAAGCCTGAAACCGCTTTCCAATTTAAAGCGGGCCAATATCTTTGTGTCGTTATGGGAGAAAAGGACAAGCGTCCATTCTCTATCGCATCCGCTCCAGACTCAGAACATATCGAATTACACATAGGTGCAGCGGTTAGCGAAAGCTACCCAATGCAGGTTGTAGAGCGTATGAAGGAGTGCATGCAAAATGGTGCTTATATCGATGTTGAAGTCCCAGGCGGAGAAGCGCACCTACGCCACGAGAGTGAACGACCACGTTTGATGATCGCCGGAGGCACAGGCTTCTCCTATATCAAGAGTATTATCGAACACCAGATAGCCTTAGATCAGAAAATTCCTACCACCCTCTATTGGGGATGCCGCAATCAAGATGCCATGTACTACGAAGAGATTGCAAGGCAGTGGCATGATGCGCACCCGTGGATGCAATTTGTCCCTGTAATTGAGCAAGCTGGTGATGATTGGAAAGGAAAAGAGGCCAACCTACTGGATCAGATCCGCGCTGATTTTGTCAGCTTAAATGGATACGACATCTATATCGCAGGTCGTTTCGATATGGTCGGCGCCGCACGTGAAGTGTTCCGCTCAATTGGTGTCGAAGAGGATCACCTCTATGGTGATGCCTTTGCATTTATCAAGTAG
- a CDS encoding GNAT family N-acetyltransferase, whose translation MSRVITETDRLIIREFNLDDASAVYHFNAPKEVNRFTGDAGMCENIKDAEQIIRNIWLVEYQKFGFGRWAVVLKESDEVIGFCGFKNETRINAVDIGYRFHPDYWGKGFATESNLACIDYAKKHMKLDRVLGDVVVENLDSIKVLKKLGMNYIGQYQEEGFTLNRYELLLKGKTE comes from the coding sequence ATGAGTAGAGTAATCACTGAAACAGACCGTCTTATCATACGAGAATTTAACCTCGATGATGCAAGCGCAGTTTATCATTTTAATGCACCTAAAGAGGTCAACCGCTTCACTGGTGATGCAGGAATGTGTGAGAACATTAAAGATGCAGAGCAGATCATCCGCAATATCTGGTTAGTGGAGTATCAGAAGTTTGGCTTTGGTCGTTGGGCGGTGGTGTTAAAAGAGAGCGATGAGGTCATCGGCTTTTGCGGCTTCAAAAATGAAACCCGTATTAACGCTGTTGATATCGGCTATCGCTTTCACCCTGACTACTGGGGCAAAGGCTTTGCCACGGAATCAAATTTAGCTTGTATCGATTATGCGAAAAAGCATATGAAGCTGGACCGAGTCCTCGGGGATGTGGTTGTTGAAAATCTAGACTCTATCAAGGTACTGAAAAAGTTAGGCATGAATTACATCGGTCAATACCAAGAGGAAGGATTTACCCTTAATCGGTATGAACTCCTATTAAAGGGGAAAACTGAATGA
- the ubiD gene encoding 4-hydroxy-3-polyprenylbenzoate decarboxylase, which translates to MSFKDLRSFIDHLESQGELKRISHPVDPNLEMTEIADRVLRAKGPALLFENPVGNDMPVLANLFGTPKRVAMALGKEDPLALREVGELLAFLKEPEPPRGFKDAIAKIPMFKQALNMPPKTVRNPPCQQVVKTGEEVDLTKLPIQHCWPGDVAPLVTWGLTITKGPRQKRQNLGIYRQQLLGRDKLIMRWLDHRGGALDFKDFKEKHPGERYPVVVALGSDPVTILGAVTPVPDSMSEYAFAGLLRGERTDVCKAISCDLEVPATSEIILEGYIDPDEMAEEGPYGDHTGYYNETDSFPVFTVTHITHRKDAIYHSTYTGRPPDEPAMLGVALNEVFVPILRKQYPEIIDFYLPPEGCSYRMAVISIRKQYPGHAKRVMMGAWSFLRQFMYTKFIVVVDEDVNCRDWNDVIWAITTRMDPKRDTVMIENTPIDYLDFASPVAGLGSKMGMDATNKWEGETDREWGTPIVMDQAVKDKVDQIWADLGIDDAPTL; encoded by the coding sequence ATGAGTTTTAAGGATTTACGCAGTTTTATAGACCACCTAGAAAGCCAAGGTGAACTAAAGCGTATTAGCCATCCGGTCGATCCTAATCTTGAAATGACAGAGATCGCCGATCGCGTGTTACGCGCTAAAGGGCCAGCCCTGTTATTTGAAAACCCTGTAGGCAATGATATGCCTGTTTTAGCTAACCTTTTTGGTACGCCAAAACGCGTTGCTATGGCATTGGGTAAAGAGGACCCCCTCGCACTAAGAGAGGTCGGTGAGCTATTGGCTTTTCTGAAAGAACCTGAGCCACCTAGAGGGTTTAAAGACGCGATCGCTAAGATCCCCATGTTTAAGCAAGCCCTAAACATGCCACCTAAGACAGTCCGCAATCCGCCCTGCCAGCAAGTAGTCAAAACGGGAGAGGAGGTCGATCTCACTAAACTCCCCATTCAGCACTGCTGGCCTGGTGATGTCGCCCCGCTAGTGACTTGGGGATTAACCATCACTAAGGGACCTCGCCAAAAGCGCCAAAACTTAGGGATCTACCGTCAGCAGCTTCTCGGGAGAGACAAACTGATAATGCGCTGGCTCGATCACCGTGGTGGTGCATTAGATTTTAAAGATTTTAAAGAGAAACACCCAGGTGAACGCTACCCAGTCGTCGTTGCCTTAGGTTCAGATCCTGTGACCATTTTAGGCGCGGTAACTCCAGTACCAGACTCCATGAGCGAGTATGCTTTTGCAGGCCTTCTGCGCGGTGAGCGCACCGATGTCTGCAAGGCGATAAGCTGCGATTTAGAGGTACCGGCCACTAGTGAGATCATTCTCGAAGGTTATATTGACCCTGATGAGATGGCAGAAGAGGGTCCCTATGGTGATCACACGGGTTACTATAATGAGACTGACTCATTCCCTGTCTTTACCGTGACCCATATTACCCACAGAAAAGATGCCATCTACCACAGTACCTACACAGGCCGTCCACCTGATGAGCCGGCTATGCTAGGTGTCGCACTTAATGAAGTGTTCGTGCCTATCTTACGTAAGCAGTATCCAGAAATTATCGACTTTTATCTGCCACCTGAAGGTTGCTCCTACAGAATGGCCGTGATCTCCATACGTAAACAGTACCCGGGTCATGCTAAACGGGTCATGATGGGTGCTTGGTCATTCCTGCGTCAGTTTATGTACACTAAATTTATCGTCGTAGTAGATGAGGATGTGAACTGCCGAGATTGGAACGATGTCATCTGGGCCATCACCACGCGCATGGATCCTAAACGTGATACTGTAATGATAGAGAACACACCTATCGATTACCTCGATTTCGCCTCTCCGGTTGCAGGACTCGGCTCTAAGATGGGCATGGATGCAACCAATAAGTGGGAAGGTGAAACCGATCGCGAATGGGGAACACCTATCGTCATGGATCAAGCGGTAAAAGATAAAGTTGACCAGATCTGGGCCGACTTGGGCATAGATGACGCCCCTACCCTATAA